A region of Paenibacillus sp. JNUCC-31 DNA encodes the following proteins:
- the mprF gene encoding bifunctional lysylphosphatidylglycerol flippase/synthetase MprF encodes MKDLLQNQKLIQFLSACFRSKLIRALIPLAILVLIFIYGRHELQSINLANIFYELHMKPLHVLFQLIFASFVAVSVMSMYDFLIRKQFKLDVHWLTTFRYAWIANTFNNMVGFAGLTGVGLRTFLYKKSGIPMKTMGAAVLFLSPILLVGLSLLGSLALIGILPVNPVFEKHSWLRYGVWGVALYLPFFLLMQRSSLFAKWFNKGNGKLPWKVIIASLGSSVLEWVCAGTLFWLFVFHDSIHIPFAPVFGVYVVAAIAGIISMAPGGIGAFDLIALLGLQTLGVESSRALTILLLFRMFYFVIPWFIGLVLAGLELSPSCKQWREIMMTCVNTARNTGIRFWSWPSRFRLLNDLGAWLLGKLVFASGILLLISAASPGLINRLSFMEHLLSLPIMRLSEQLSVIIGAMLIVISRGISMRIRRAYLWTGVLLLAGAVFTFTKGFDYEEALILLTVAFILWISPTRFDRESVPISGKSIYLGAFLALILSVSYYIVGSNMHPAIVQHLPTRAQQWVLRPHNYALTALSVLMGALVLIAFVFTLRPSRYSGMRPGPEDFEKLTQFIAAEDGNLLTHLLYLGDKNFYWAQNDQILIPYSRVGRKLIVLGDPMGNKNFVGAAIQEFQNYAHHYALMVVFYQATPDYLSIYHENGYKFFKLGEEAMVPLNTFTLRGRCNQNLRTALNKSEREGQTFEILYPPYASELLSALRQISDEWLGSRKEKTYSLGWFDEAYIQRSPVTILRNADGHILAFASLAPSYSQQQVISIDLMRHLNDTPNGTMDVLFVRLIEWAKRQGYSYFNLGMSPLSSVGKNHNAHRQEKLARLVFRYGGYWYGFEGLRRYKEKFSPEWHARYLAYPAGIALPILTIDLIRLVSRQPD; translated from the coding sequence ATGAAAGATTTGCTTCAAAACCAAAAATTAATCCAGTTTCTAAGTGCATGCTTTCGTTCCAAACTCATTCGAGCACTAATCCCTTTAGCTATATTGGTCCTGATCTTTATATATGGAAGACATGAGCTCCAAAGTATTAATTTAGCCAACATCTTCTATGAATTACATATGAAACCTTTACATGTATTGTTTCAATTGATCTTCGCTTCATTTGTAGCTGTATCGGTTATGAGCATGTATGATTTTCTAATTCGAAAACAATTTAAGCTCGATGTTCACTGGCTGACCACGTTTCGGTATGCATGGATTGCTAATACATTTAACAACATGGTTGGATTCGCGGGTCTTACCGGTGTAGGATTACGTACATTTCTCTACAAGAAAAGTGGTATTCCAATGAAAACGATGGGTGCTGCTGTACTTTTTCTATCGCCGATCTTATTAGTTGGTTTATCCTTACTTGGTTCTCTTGCATTAATAGGTATCTTGCCAGTGAACCCTGTATTTGAGAAACATTCATGGCTCCGTTACGGCGTGTGGGGAGTTGCTTTGTACTTGCCGTTCTTCTTGCTTATGCAACGATCCTCCCTATTCGCTAAGTGGTTCAACAAAGGCAACGGTAAATTACCATGGAAAGTGATTATTGCTTCGCTGGGTTCTTCTGTTTTGGAATGGGTTTGTGCGGGAACATTATTTTGGTTATTCGTCTTTCATGACTCAATTCATATACCATTCGCTCCGGTTTTCGGTGTATATGTGGTAGCAGCTATTGCGGGGATTATTAGTATGGCGCCGGGGGGAATTGGTGCCTTTGATCTAATTGCATTACTTGGATTGCAAACATTAGGTGTTGAATCCTCACGAGCACTAACAATCTTGTTATTGTTTAGGATGTTTTACTTTGTGATTCCTTGGTTTATTGGACTTGTTCTAGCTGGGCTTGAGTTGAGTCCAAGTTGTAAGCAATGGCGTGAAATCATGATGACCTGTGTGAATACTGCACGTAATACAGGGATCAGATTTTGGAGTTGGCCATCTCGATTCCGATTGCTTAATGATTTAGGGGCATGGTTGCTTGGGAAATTAGTATTCGCTAGTGGTATCCTCCTGCTCATCTCTGCAGCTTCACCAGGTCTAATTAATCGCTTAAGCTTCATGGAGCATCTGTTATCATTACCAATTATGCGTTTATCAGAACAGTTGTCCGTTATTATTGGTGCCATGCTTATTGTGATATCACGCGGAATATCCATGCGTATTCGCCGCGCTTACCTATGGACGGGAGTATTATTATTAGCAGGTGCAGTCTTCACGTTCACAAAAGGATTTGACTATGAAGAGGCTCTCATTTTATTAACCGTAGCATTCATTCTATGGATATCTCCTACGCGGTTTGACCGCGAGAGTGTTCCTATTTCAGGAAAAAGCATCTACCTTGGTGCATTCCTTGCTCTGATCCTGTCGGTTTCATATTACATTGTTGGTTCAAATATGCATCCAGCTATTGTACAACATCTGCCCACAAGAGCGCAGCAATGGGTTTTACGCCCCCATAATTATGCACTGACAGCACTTAGCGTATTAATGGGAGCTTTGGTTCTCATAGCATTCGTCTTCACATTACGTCCATCTCGCTACTCAGGAATGCGTCCTGGTCCAGAAGATTTTGAAAAACTGACTCAATTTATCGCCGCAGAAGACGGCAATCTGCTCACGCATCTTTTATATCTAGGAGACAAAAATTTTTACTGGGCACAAAATGACCAGATTTTGATTCCCTACTCACGAGTGGGTCGGAAACTAATCGTACTTGGTGATCCGATGGGAAATAAAAATTTTGTTGGTGCTGCTATTCAAGAATTTCAGAACTACGCGCATCACTATGCATTGATGGTTGTATTTTATCAGGCCACACCTGATTATCTATCAATCTATCATGAGAATGGGTACAAATTTTTCAAATTAGGCGAAGAAGCTATGGTACCTCTAAACACCTTTACTTTAAGGGGAAGATGTAACCAAAATTTACGAACAGCCCTAAACAAATCAGAACGTGAAGGTCAGACTTTTGAAATACTCTATCCTCCATATGCTTCAGAATTATTATCTGCGTTGCGTCAGATTTCAGATGAGTGGCTCGGCAGTCGTAAGGAAAAAACCTACTCATTAGGGTGGTTCGACGAAGCTTATATTCAGCGCTCACCCGTAACCATACTCCGTAATGCTGATGGCCATATTCTGGCTTTTGCGTCGCTGGCTCCATCATACAGCCAACAACAGGTTATCTCTATTGATTTGATGCGCCATCTAAATGATACGCCGAACGGTACTATGGATGTTTTATTTGTACGATTAATTGAATGGGCTAAAAGACAAGGTTATTCCTATTTTAATCTAGGGATGTCCCCACTCTCGAGTGTGGGTAAAAACCACAATGCTCATCGTCAAGAAAAATTAGCACGCTTGGTGTTTCGATATGGTGGATACTGGTACGGGTTTGAAGGATTACGTCGATATAAAGAAAAATTTTCTCCCGAATGGCATGCACGATATTTAGCGTATCCCGCAGGTATTGCACTTCCTATACTGACAATTGATCTTATTCGTTTGGTGTCTCGCCAGCCGGATTGA
- a CDS encoding thioredoxin family protein, producing MAITEYNPETYVEMIKEGFTIVDFYGERCGPCDYLSNVLDELVYELPFLDIIKVNTTVEQELAEKNNIRGVPVIYFYKDGEVVKDHVGSIGLAQIKELISEIMY from the coding sequence ATGGCTATCACAGAATATAATCCGGAAACGTATGTTGAAATGATTAAGGAAGGTTTCACCATTGTTGATTTTTACGGAGAACGATGTGGTCCGTGTGATTACTTGTCCAATGTATTGGATGAGCTGGTGTACGAACTACCATTCCTCGATATTATTAAAGTGAATACAACCGTTGAACAAGAGCTCGCCGAGAAAAATAATATTCGCGGTGTTCCTGTGATCTATTTTTATAAGGATGGCGAAGTGGTCAAAGATCATGTGGGTAGCATTGGTTTGGCTCAAATCAAAGAGCTAATCAGCGAGATTATGTATTGA
- a CDS encoding trigger factor gives MLKSKLIKLANYKDMEITDDMCGEPMNENEIEGFLDKLAKRNVVTTDVEKIENGDFAVLNLTSEQEKFNRKNLKLTVGLGMFSSELETQVIGMSRGEVKTLNVHGHDVLVDVQSVQRRSLAEVSNDIISSLNINGVTTVSEYRAHIINQDYMQKRQRVICQHIIDFMISESEFVISDEDISYLYQLQLDTYDRIAQREKKSLEELVKHYFGKSVDEFKESLINGVPNSIKYILLFEEYSKEDQNIELIQAHYEEQIKEDSANYGVSIEEAKEAHPYDFFVISRYKGMVISKWFDYAEERINQEEPAK, from the coding sequence ATGCTAAAGTCTAAATTAATTAAGCTAGCTAACTATAAGGATATGGAAATTACCGATGATATGTGTGGAGAACCGATGAATGAGAATGAAATAGAGGGTTTTCTTGATAAACTTGCCAAAAGGAATGTTGTAACTACAGATGTTGAGAAGATTGAGAATGGCGATTTTGCAGTACTGAATCTCACATCAGAACAGGAAAAATTCAATCGAAAAAATCTGAAATTAACGGTAGGCTTAGGAATGTTTAGTTCCGAACTTGAAACTCAAGTGATTGGGATGAGTAGAGGTGAGGTTAAAACTCTGAATGTTCACGGGCATGATGTTTTGGTTGATGTACAAAGTGTACAGAGAAGGAGTCTTGCTGAAGTATCCAACGACATTATTTCATCGCTTAATATAAATGGCGTAACAACAGTCAGTGAATATAGGGCACACATAATAAATCAGGATTATATGCAAAAAAGACAAAGAGTTATCTGTCAGCACATCATAGACTTTATGATCAGTGAAAGTGAATTTGTGATTTCTGATGAAGATATTTCGTACCTGTATCAACTGCAATTGGATACTTACGATCGTATTGCCCAGCGTGAAAAAAAATCCTTGGAGGAGCTAGTAAAACATTATTTTGGAAAGTCAGTAGATGAGTTCAAAGAATCATTGATTAATGGAGTCCCTAATTCAATAAAATATATCCTTTTATTTGAAGAATATAGTAAAGAAGATCAAAATATAGAACTTATTCAAGCGCACTATGAAGAGCAAATAAAAGAGGACTCAGCAAATTATGGTGTATCTATTGAGGAAGCGAAAGAAGCTCACCCCTATGATTTCTTCGTGATCAGCAGATATAAGGGAATGGTGATCTCTAAATGGTTTGACTACGCAGAAGAGAGAATAAATCAAGAGGAACCGGCCAAATAA
- a CDS encoding LytR/AlgR family response regulator transcription factor — MNKQLDVLLVDDERISLDILQSSLKVFNYVNVVGEVTNGNDVIKYLQQYEVDVIFLDIMMQDVNGFELAEHIQSIYPDVLLVFLTGNVDFALGGYEYRPVDFLIKPVPLLRLERALSKVRELKYSSKERKASQIGIHVEGGMEIINVSDITYIEKSGRKVYICCEGGKKIHSSDSLQKLESVFAEYNFFRSHQSFLVPLERIESIHIDDFKRSYRLRLKNVKDILPLSRDKHSELKKCLSRKGMKFH; from the coding sequence ATGAATAAACAGTTGGACGTGTTGTTAGTGGATGACGAGCGAATAAGTCTGGATATTCTTCAGAGCTCCCTAAAAGTCTTTAATTATGTTAACGTGGTTGGTGAAGTTACTAATGGTAATGATGTGATTAAATATCTGCAACAATACGAAGTTGATGTCATATTTCTTGATATTATGATGCAAGATGTCAATGGATTTGAACTGGCAGAGCACATACAATCTATATACCCGGATGTTTTGTTAGTTTTCCTGACTGGAAATGTCGATTTTGCGTTAGGGGGATATGAGTATAGACCTGTCGATTTTCTAATAAAACCTGTGCCATTATTGCGACTCGAACGGGCATTATCCAAGGTAAGGGAATTGAAATATAGTTCAAAAGAGAGAAAAGCGTCTCAGATTGGCATCCATGTCGAAGGTGGGATGGAAATCATTAATGTTTCTGATATCACATATATAGAAAAAAGCGGACGTAAAGTGTATATCTGTTGTGAAGGAGGAAAAAAAATTCATTCAAGCGATTCTTTACAGAAGTTGGAGTCTGTATTTGCTGAATACAATTTTTTTCGCTCACATCAATCTTTTTTAGTTCCTTTAGAGCGAATAGAGAGCATTCATATCGATGACTTCAAGAGGTCTTATAGGCTTCGGTTGAAAAATGTAAAAGACATTCTTCCCCTAAGTAGGGACAAACATAGTGAATTGAAAAAATGTCTCTCACGAAAGGGAATGAAGTTCCATTGA
- a CDS encoding sensor histidine kinase, whose amino-acid sequence MKIEQFQIFQLCSIFGPLMLGLSLIGQNPKKVWREVGFAVVIMAVIVWGFSSVVSYSHFIFIILLLWIPLLKKVLKISYAFTVIAVLLAFVLFMFQIMISQTIPHYTSISSNEYKLYVNLILALLCSVLSFVVHLTKLTIFPQNIEVYAVAEKSQKTNFKYYLVLMMIVLSILIVWIGFLIGNLSMYPLSHQVFFASVTFILFIIFVSFMRRLSIDAMERIEAILDKQYQTELLGFMHIIRSQRHDFNFHLQAIYGMLENKNYSDCSDYVKTMVEDASTMNDVLPLSHPAISALLNTFSEMASLKGIKLEFMIYYNLEQMPCTVYETNKVIGNLIQNAIDEVEQHPDRPSWIKVMILKRSNNNVIKVSNSIQNNMDSYKNMFNPGYSTKESHEGIGLTTVQRIVSKYNGTIYPEFEGDIIHFIVKIPFKY is encoded by the coding sequence TTGAAAATTGAACAATTTCAAATTTTCCAACTTTGTTCAATCTTTGGCCCACTCATGTTAGGGCTCTCCTTAATTGGCCAAAACCCCAAAAAAGTATGGAGAGAGGTCGGCTTTGCAGTAGTGATCATGGCTGTTATCGTCTGGGGATTCAGTAGTGTTGTCAGCTACAGCCACTTTATTTTCATTATCCTTTTACTGTGGATCCCCTTATTAAAGAAAGTATTGAAAATTTCATATGCATTCACTGTGATTGCGGTTTTGCTCGCTTTCGTGTTATTCATGTTTCAGATCATGATCAGTCAAACTATACCTCATTATACGAGTATAAGTTCAAATGAATATAAACTATACGTAAATTTGATATTAGCATTACTATGTTCTGTACTTTCATTCGTTGTACATTTGACCAAACTTACGATCTTCCCACAGAATATTGAAGTGTATGCTGTCGCTGAAAAAAGTCAAAAGACGAATTTTAAATATTATTTAGTTCTAATGATGATTGTCTTAAGCATTCTAATAGTTTGGATTGGATTTCTTATTGGAAATTTAAGTATGTATCCTCTCTCGCACCAAGTTTTTTTCGCGTCAGTTACCTTTATCTTATTTATCATTTTTGTTTCTTTCATGAGACGATTGTCCATTGATGCAATGGAACGTATAGAAGCGATTCTGGATAAGCAATATCAAACAGAATTGCTCGGTTTTATGCATATTATCCGTTCACAGCGTCATGATTTTAACTTTCACCTTCAAGCCATTTATGGCATGTTAGAGAACAAAAACTATTCGGATTGCAGTGATTATGTTAAGACAATGGTAGAGGATGCCAGTACCATGAATGATGTATTGCCTTTGAGTCATCCTGCTATAAGTGCATTACTGAATACGTTTAGTGAAATGGCTTCGCTAAAGGGGATTAAATTGGAGTTTATGATCTATTATAATCTAGAACAAATGCCATGCACAGTGTATGAAACCAATAAGGTTATTGGAAACTTGATTCAAAATGCCATAGATGAAGTGGAGCAGCATCCCGATCGTCCATCTTGGATCAAGGTAATGATCTTAAAGCGTAGTAATAACAATGTGATTAAAGTATCCAATAGCATTCAAAATAATATGGACAGTTATAAAAACATGTTTAATCCAGGGTATTCTACGAAAGAATCGCATGAAGGAATTGGACTGACTACCGTTCAGAGAATCGTATCTAAATACAACGGAACTATATATCCTGAATTTGAAGGAGACATCATTCACTTTATTGTGAAAATACCTTTTAAGTATTAA
- a CDS encoding glycoside hydrolase family 95 protein — MKPKKIWFNRPADKWEEAFPIGNGTLGGMVFGKNHIERVQLNEDSLWYGGPMERNNPHALEHLDEIRDLVFKGEIRQAEELASIALVGVPDGQRHYEPLGDFYIQMDHVDKDLRDYHRHLDLSKGTVHVGYTADQTSYKREYFSSFPDQVLVVHLKSSIPGKLSFSTLFGRGTLLEPTPWSDILKHPVGFQAYLDRIERQGPDTVIIRGRSGGEGGIRFCCAIRIVSEEGRIHYASGQLSLKHGTSATILIAACTDFRVPVEQMVDECIRRVELASVKTYHELLTNHVTDYHSLMNRVEMDLQGEENDSLYSALPTDQRLERLKSGKSDPELISLYFQFGRYLLISSSRAGSLPANLQGIWNKDMLPIWDSKYTININTQMNYWPAESCNLAECHVPLFEFIERLRVRGQKTAQMMYGCRGFVAHHNSDIWADTAPQDVCITSTFWTVGGAWLSLHLWDHYEYTTDIDFLKKAYSTMKEAALFLLDYLVEDPSGNWVVCPSSSPENRYTLPNGESGALCYGASMDSQIIRELFMRCIESTRILQEDQEFGEELRYALTRIPEPEIGKHGQIQEWSIDYNELEPGHRHISHLFALHPGTQITLEATPDLAKAARVTLDRRLQHGGGHTGWSRAWILNMWARLEEAELAYNNIIELLRSSTLPNLFCDHPPFQIDGNLGGTAGIAEMLLHSHGGEIRLLPALPKAWPKGAVRGLRARGGFEVDMEWKHGQLQHAGIWSVEKAKVTISYQDQKIDLTFPEPGSYISLMENGHLK, encoded by the coding sequence ATGAAACCAAAAAAAATCTGGTTCAATCGTCCTGCTGACAAATGGGAAGAAGCGTTTCCCATAGGGAATGGGACCCTTGGCGGCATGGTTTTTGGTAAAAACCATATCGAGAGGGTACAACTAAACGAAGACAGTCTGTGGTACGGTGGTCCAATGGAACGAAACAACCCTCATGCTCTTGAACATCTGGATGAGATTAGAGACCTTGTTTTCAAAGGAGAAATAAGACAGGCAGAAGAGCTCGCATCTATTGCTTTAGTTGGAGTGCCTGATGGACAGCGACACTATGAGCCTTTAGGTGATTTTTACATACAAATGGATCATGTAGACAAAGATTTAAGGGATTACCATAGGCATCTCGATCTTAGTAAAGGGACTGTACACGTTGGGTATACTGCGGATCAAACTTCGTATAAGCGTGAATATTTTTCGAGTTTTCCAGACCAGGTACTTGTGGTTCATCTGAAATCTAGCATACCTGGAAAACTATCATTCTCAACCTTGTTTGGAAGGGGGACGCTTCTCGAGCCCACACCATGGTCTGATATCCTCAAACATCCCGTTGGTTTCCAAGCCTATTTGGATCGAATCGAAAGACAGGGTCCAGATACTGTGATTATCCGCGGAAGAAGTGGTGGAGAGGGAGGTATACGATTCTGTTGCGCAATTCGAATCGTATCAGAGGAAGGACGAATTCATTATGCAAGTGGACAACTTTCTTTGAAACATGGCACTTCAGCTACCATTTTGATTGCGGCTTGCACAGACTTTCGAGTTCCTGTGGAACAAATGGTTGATGAATGTATCCGGAGAGTCGAACTGGCATCAGTCAAGACATATCATGAACTTTTGACCAATCATGTCACCGACTATCATTCTCTGATGAACCGGGTGGAAATGGATCTGCAAGGGGAGGAGAATGATAGCCTGTATTCTGCACTCCCCACTGATCAACGGCTGGAAAGGCTGAAATCTGGGAAATCTGATCCCGAACTTATTAGCTTGTACTTTCAGTTCGGTCGTTATCTACTTATTTCAAGTAGTCGGGCGGGTTCATTACCAGCTAATCTTCAAGGAATCTGGAATAAAGACATGCTTCCGATCTGGGACAGCAAGTATACGATCAACATTAATACCCAGATGAACTACTGGCCAGCGGAAAGTTGTAACCTTGCTGAATGCCACGTTCCGTTATTTGAATTTATAGAAAGGCTACGAGTTCGAGGACAGAAGACTGCGCAAATGATGTATGGGTGCAGAGGGTTCGTCGCTCATCATAATTCAGATATCTGGGCAGATACTGCCCCGCAGGATGTATGTATTACTTCAACCTTTTGGACGGTGGGAGGAGCATGGCTTTCATTACATTTGTGGGATCACTATGAGTACACCACAGATATTGATTTTCTTAAAAAGGCATACAGTACAATGAAAGAGGCAGCCTTGTTTCTCTTGGACTATTTGGTGGAAGACCCCTCTGGAAACTGGGTAGTATGCCCTTCGTCCTCACCTGAAAATCGTTATACTCTGCCTAACGGAGAATCCGGAGCTTTATGTTACGGTGCTTCAATGGATAGCCAGATTATCAGAGAGCTTTTTATGAGATGCATTGAAAGTACGCGTATATTACAAGAGGATCAGGAGTTTGGGGAAGAACTACGCTACGCTTTGACGAGAATCCCGGAGCCGGAGATTGGGAAACATGGTCAGATTCAGGAGTGGAGTATCGACTATAATGAGCTGGAGCCTGGCCATAGGCATATATCCCATTTATTTGCACTCCATCCTGGAACACAAATTACGTTGGAAGCGACCCCAGATTTGGCTAAAGCAGCCCGAGTCACATTGGATAGAAGGTTACAACATGGAGGAGGACACACTGGGTGGAGTAGGGCATGGATCTTAAACATGTGGGCCAGGCTGGAGGAAGCGGAGCTTGCTTACAATAATATTATTGAACTTCTGCGTTCCTCTACACTACCGAATCTTTTTTGTGATCATCCTCCATTTCAAATTGATGGAAACCTAGGGGGAACGGCGGGGATCGCTGAAATGCTTCTCCACAGCCATGGTGGAGAAATTCGTTTGCTTCCTGCTTTGCCAAAAGCTTGGCCTAAAGGGGCTGTTCGTGGCCTTCGGGCACGTGGGGGATTTGAAGTAGATATGGAGTGGAAACATGGACAACTTCAGCATGCGGGCATTTGGTCTGTGGAGAAAGCAAAAGTTACGATATCCTATCAGGACCAAAAAATAGATTTAACTTTCCCAGAACCCGGATCGTATATCTCATTGATGGAAAATGGACACCTTAAGTAG
- a CDS encoding MMPL family transporter, producing MSSFLYKVGKSAYNKPWYFIVGWVAILGVVLSLLLANGIHLSSGIKIEGTESQKVLDQLAKERPEATGGQARIVFTTPKSERLDTPERLSLINKAIQDVYKLDYVVNPSELSGKADSSSTGTKQHDAAKTAGASEALMPDVRLSPDGNVGLFQINFTVQVDSLPQSTIDSVLDAIKATELHNSGITALPGDSLISVSPISITEAIGLVVAAIVLFITLGSMVAAGLPLLTAILGVGISLIGAFALSKFINMDGTTPALALMVGLAVGIDYSLFIINRQRRMILDQKLSAREAASRAIGTAGSAVFFAGLTVISALCGLLVIGIEFLSTMALVAAASVLVNVLISLTLLPALLGLVGERIVSKKERMKYSSHKNNAGNGIATRWVKGTIKYRWLIIICSIAVLGIAAIPAAKMDLGIPSSATANLKTEARQSYDAISRGFGEGFNGPLLLVSQSKDSSKKISTEMMNNLVADLQKQDNVAQVIPVNINKTGDMAIISLIPKTGPSDKATKKLVQDLRDTDSSIAKTNDMTIGVTGFTAINIDMSSKLAQVFPLYVGIIVILSLIILLLVFRSIIVPIKATIGFLLSILATFGICTAVFQWGWLHSLLGFDTGGPILSFMPIMVTGILYGLAMDYQVFLVSSMRESYVHGYNGRDSIVHGYEQSSRVVIAAAVIMVSVFAGFALSSDISIKQIGFTLAIGILIDAFIVRMILVPAVMAVFGDKAWKLPKWLDRILPNLDVEGDKLLSKLKENEPKV from the coding sequence ATGTCGTCATTTTTGTACAAAGTGGGCAAATCTGCCTATAACAAACCCTGGTATTTTATTGTTGGTTGGGTCGCTATCCTTGGAGTTGTTCTGTCATTACTTCTAGCAAACGGTATTCATCTTAGTTCGGGGATAAAAATTGAGGGTACAGAATCCCAAAAGGTTTTGGATCAATTAGCTAAAGAACGTCCCGAAGCAACCGGTGGACAAGCTAGAATCGTGTTCACAACACCTAAAAGCGAACGACTGGACACACCCGAACGTTTGAGCTTAATTAATAAAGCCATTCAAGACGTTTACAAGCTGGATTATGTGGTAAATCCAAGTGAATTGAGTGGGAAAGCCGACAGTTCGAGTACGGGGACTAAACAGCATGATGCAGCAAAAACAGCAGGCGCATCCGAAGCACTCATGCCTGACGTGAGGCTTTCCCCTGACGGAAACGTAGGTCTATTCCAGATTAACTTTACTGTTCAGGTTGATTCGTTGCCTCAATCTACAATAGACTCTGTATTGGATGCGATTAAAGCTACCGAGCTGCATAATTCCGGTATTACTGCTTTGCCAGGTGATTCGCTTATATCTGTAAGTCCAATCAGTATTACAGAGGCAATCGGACTTGTTGTTGCTGCCATTGTTCTTTTCATAACACTAGGTTCAATGGTTGCAGCTGGTCTACCACTTTTGACTGCAATTCTCGGAGTCGGCATCAGCTTGATTGGAGCCTTCGCACTATCGAAATTCATTAATATGGACGGTACCACTCCAGCCTTGGCACTCATGGTTGGATTGGCTGTCGGAATCGATTATTCTCTATTCATTATAAACCGTCAGCGTAGAATGATATTAGACCAAAAACTTAGCGCACGTGAAGCGGCGAGCAGAGCGATTGGCACCGCAGGCAGCGCTGTATTTTTTGCAGGCTTAACAGTCATTAGTGCCTTGTGCGGCTTACTGGTGATTGGAATCGAGTTTTTATCAACAATGGCTCTGGTCGCAGCAGCGAGCGTCCTTGTCAACGTACTTATATCCCTAACCCTCCTACCTGCTCTGCTTGGTTTAGTAGGTGAACGTATAGTCTCTAAAAAGGAACGTATGAAGTACAGCAGTCATAAGAACAATGCTGGCAATGGAATTGCGACTCGCTGGGTTAAGGGAACAATTAAGTATCGTTGGCTTATTATTATCTGTTCAATTGCTGTACTAGGCATTGCCGCAATTCCGGCTGCGAAAATGGATTTAGGAATTCCTTCTAGCGCCACAGCCAATTTAAAAACAGAAGCAAGGCAGAGTTACGACGCCATTTCGAGAGGTTTCGGCGAAGGCTTCAACGGTCCATTGCTTCTTGTCTCCCAGTCCAAAGATTCTTCCAAGAAAATCTCAACGGAAATGATGAACAATCTTGTAGCTGATCTCCAGAAACAAGATAATGTTGCACAGGTGATACCAGTGAACATTAATAAAACGGGAGACATGGCGATTATTAGTCTCATTCCGAAAACAGGACCTTCTGACAAAGCCACCAAAAAGCTTGTACAGGATTTACGTGATACCGATTCGAGTATTGCAAAGACTAATGATATGACGATCGGCGTAACCGGGTTTACTGCAATTAATATTGATATGTCCTCAAAGCTGGCGCAGGTATTCCCGCTCTACGTAGGGATTATTGTTATCCTATCGCTGATTATTCTACTTCTTGTGTTTCGGTCGATTATTGTTCCAATTAAAGCTACAATCGGCTTCCTTCTTAGTATACTTGCCACCTTCGGGATCTGTACTGCGGTGTTCCAGTGGGGTTGGTTGCATTCGCTCTTAGGCTTTGACACCGGCGGTCCAATACTAAGCTTTATGCCCATCATGGTCACCGGAATTCTTTACGGATTGGCTATGGATTATCAGGTTTTCCTTGTCAGTTCCATGCGTGAGTCCTATGTTCATGGATATAATGGAAGGGACAGCATCGTTCACGGGTATGAGCAGTCGAGCCGCGTTGTCATAGCAGCAGCCGTAATAATGGTATCCGTATTTGCCGGATTTGCTCTAAGCTCAGATATCAGTATTAAACAGATCGGTTTCACACTCGCTATTGGTATTCTTATTGACGCCTTTATCGTTCGTATGATACTCGTCCCTGCTGTCATGGCAGTCTTCGGTGATAAAGCATGGAAATTGCCGAAATGGTTAGACCGTATACTCCCGAATTTAGATGTCGAGGGAGACAAACTGTTATCCAAACTGAAAGAGAATGAACCCAAAGTTTAA